The following are encoded together in the Brassica napus cultivar Da-Ae chromosome A9, Da-Ae, whole genome shotgun sequence genome:
- the LOC106405974 gene encoding TNF receptor-associated factor homolog 1b-like isoform X2: protein MAETVDEDSGVGRSVEASTNGQYSLSGEALSQWRCSTQVENGTPSTSPSYWDTDDDDDYGLRPSQLFVKHKWKIEKFSEIKKRELRSSVFEAGGYKWYILIYPQGCDVWHHLSLFLCVANHEKLLPGWGHFAQFTIAVANKDPKKSKFSDTLHRFWKKEHDWGWKKFIESQKLNDGFVDDSDCLTIEAQVQVIRERVDRPFRCLYRGYRRELVRVYLTNVVQNCRLFVEEKRSKLERLIEDKARWTSFGVFWLGMDQNSRRRMSTEKMDVILKGVVKQFFIEKEVIATLVMDFLYSGLKALEGQTKSKKSKPRSLDPKELPAPLVTVDKDMFVLADDVLLLLERAALEPLPPNSDKGPRNRTKDVNDGEDDNNEAIERDERRLTELGRRTVEIFVLSHIFNKIEVAYREAVALKRQEELIREEEEEWLAETEQRAKRGAAEREKKSKKKQAKQKRNRNRGKDKRKEEKATFATHEKDLEEEKDSVAEKAESLVEKTDTLGDVSDISDSVDGSAEILHPDLEDGDSSSAHWDTAALGSSRENDISISAPNGIAERKNQSNMEDSSSTCSNDSIRSGFTNGSSYTGNALIFRNQNSPNKGKNQPRSQNSTSESGWVVVSHNQEPESSRNRSPVGKVQNVAQIIVNSVDMDRPKEKSAAVLTSPRTAAKNPSPLTQPKLEKKNVSVAPNKKVMPASGPPSSNQVVPPSSDIGLRADVQKIPAPKQPATTTITRPSSAPVIPAMRPAPIVVSSAQPTTSFPRSVSSAGRLGPDSSLHNQQTYTPQSYKHAIVGNSPGSSSSFNLHPTTLPSASYSQTPTSSYQSSFPFSQDGLFLGGRSLNSVNMGMNNPYAPTVTSNSSRQQAQNLMTDEFPHLDIINDLLEDENCSNMVFNGSMFSSQPQMLDRQYSYHGGGGAADFGISGELLSGGRSRSFGEEGYHYMPHNGLSAAGGPYAADGLIPTQWQMANVDLSLLGMRNNNSNLGDTTAYHHNAYFGLDSSNPSFSSGVNGYTEFRPSNGH from the exons ATGGCAGAGACTGTTGATGAGGATTCTGGAGTGGGGAGATCAGTAGAGGCGAGTACAAATGGACAATACAGTCTATCAGGAGAAGCACTCTCTCAGTGGAGGTGTTCTACTCAAGTGGAGAATGGGACTCCTTCGACTTCCCCTTCTTACTGGGATaccgatgatgatgatgactatG GCCTTAGACCGTCTcaattatttgtgaaacataaATGGAAGATAGAGAAATTCTCAGAAATCAAGAAAAGGGAGCTCCGTAGCAGTGTTTTTGAAGCTGGCGGCTACAAATG gtatatattaatttatcccCAAGGATGTGATGTTTGGCATCATCTCTCCTTGTTCCTCTGTGTTGCAAATCATGAAAAACTTCTTCCAG GCTGGGGTCATTTTGCTCAGTTTACTATTGCTGTGGCGAATAAAGATCCAAAGAAATCCAAATTTTCAG ATACGCTGCACCGGTTCTGGAAGAAGGAGCATGATTGGGGCTGGAAAAAGTTTATAGAGTCACAGAAATTAAATGACGGGTTCGTAGATGATTCCGACTGTCTTACCATCGAGGCTCAAGTTCAGGTTATCAG GGAGAGGGTGGACCGACCTTTTCGGTGCCTTTATCGTGGGTATAGGAGAGAGCTTGTTAGGGTGTATTTGACAAATGTGGTGCAAAATTGCCGACTTTTTgtggaagagaagagaagcaaGCTTGAGAGGTTGATAGAGGACAAGGCAAGATGGACGAG CTTCGGCGTTTTCTGGTTAGGGATGGACCAAAACTCTAGACGTCGGATGTCTACAGAGAAAATGGACGTAATCCTAAAAGGAGTTGTAAAACAGTTTTTCATAGAGAAGGAAGTTATAGCCACTTTGGTGATGGATTTCTTGTATAGCGGATTGAAGGCTCTTGAAGGCCAAACTAAGAGCAAGAAATCTAAGCCAAGATCGTTAGATCCCAAGGAATTGCCAGCTCCGCTTGTTACTGTGGACAAAGATATGTTCGTATTAGCTGATGATGTGCTGTTACTCCTAGAGAGAGCTGCCCTTGAACCCTTGCCTCCAAATTCGGATAAAGGTCCACGAAACCGTACAAAG GACGTCAATGATGGAGAAGATGACAACAATGAAGCCATTGAGCGTGATGAGAGACGTTTAACTGAGTTGGGACGACGAACTGTGGAGATATTTGTTCTTAGCCATATCTTCAA CAAAATCGAGGTTGCATATCGTGAAGCTGTTGCGCTAAAAAGGCAGGAAGAACTAATTcgtgaggaagaggaagagtgGTTGGCAGAAACCGAACAGAGGGCCAAAAGGGGAGcagcagagagagagaagaaatcTAAGAAGAAACAG GCGAAACAGAAACGGAACAGAAACAGAGGGAAGGACAAAAGGAAGGAAGAAAAGGCGACTTTTGCAACACATGAGAAGGATCTCGAGGAAGAAAAGGATTCTGTCGCAGAGAAAGCAGAATCCCTAGTTGAAAAAACTGATACTCTTGGAGATGTATCCGACATTTCTGATTCTGTGGATGGTTCGGCCGAGATTCTTCACCCTGATTTAGAAGATGGGGACAGTAGTTCTGCTCATTGGGATACTGCCGCCTTAGGGAGCAGCAGAGAAAACGACATTTCCATATCTGCACCCAATGGAATTGCAGAAAGAAAGAATCAGTCCAATATGGAAGATAGTTCATCGACTTGTTCTAACGATTCCATCAGGTCTGGGTTTACCAATGGGTCCTCCTACACAGGGAATGCCTTGATTTTCCGAAACCAGAATTCGCCAAACAA AGGAAAGAACCAACCAAGGAGTCAGAATTCTACTTCCGAGTCTGGTTGGGTTGTTGTCTCCCACAACCAGGAGCCAGAGAGCTCTCGGAATCGTAGTCCCGTGGGAAAG GTACAAAACGTGGCTCAAATCATTGTGAACTCGGTTGACATGGATCGACCTAAAGAGAAGAGCGCTGCTGTACTTACTTCTCCAAGAACTGCTGCCAAGAATCCTTCACCACTAACTCAGCCAAAACTGGAGAAAAAGAACGTTTCAGTGGCACCAAACAAGAAAGTAATGCCAGCAAGTGGACCACCTTCATCAAATCAAGTAGTGCCGCCTTCTTCAGATATTGGTCTCAGAGCTGATGTGCAAAAGATCCCTGCTCCAAAACAACCTGCAACAACAACTATAACAAGGCCTTCTAGTGCTCCAGTTATCCCTGCGATGCGACCTGCTCCTATTGTCGTCTCCTCGGCTCAACCAACAACATCCTTTCCTCGGTCGGTTAGCTCAGCTGGTCGTCTAGGTCCTGACTCTTCGCTACACAACCAGCAAACTTACACTCCTCAATCCTACAAACACGCCATAGTCGGCAACTCTCCTGGTTCATCATCTAGTTTCAACCTCCACCCAACCACATTGCCATCAGCATCTTACTCGCAAACACCGACATCATCTTATCAGTCAAGCTTCCCGTTCAGTCAAGATGGGCTCTTCCTGGGTGGAAGGAGTTTAAATTCTGTAAACATGGGAATGAACAACCCTTATGCACCCACCGTGACTAGCAATAGTTCTCGACAACAAGCACAAAACTTGATGACGGACGAGTTCCCTCACCTCGATATCATCAACGACCTGCTCGAAGACGAGAACTGCAGCAACATGGTGTTTAATGGAAGCATGTTCAGTTCACAACCCCAGATGCTGGACAGGCAATACTCTTAccatggtggtggtggtgctgCTGATTTTGGCATCTCAGGTGAGTTACTGTCTGGTGGCAGATCCAGGAGTTTTGGAGAAGAGGGATACCACTACATGCCACATAATGGTCTCTCTGCAGCAGGAGGGCCATATGCAGCAGATGGTTTGATACCGACGCAGTGGCAAATGGCGAACGTGGACTTGTCTTTACTAGGTATGAGGAATAATAATAGTAACTTGGGGGATACAACAGCATACCATCATAACGCATACTTTGGTTTGGACTCTTCGAATCCGAGTTTTTCGTCTGGGGTTAATGGCTACACTGAGTTCAGGCCGTCCAATGGTCACTGA
- the LOC106369246 gene encoding 40S ribosomal protein S15-1, with amino-acid sequence MADVEPEVAAAGVPKKRTFKKFAFKGVDLDALLDMSTDDLVKLFPSRIRRRFSRGLTRKPMALIKKLRKAKREAPQGEKPEPVRTHLRNMIIVPEMIGSIIGVYNGKTFNQVEIKPEMIGHYLAEFSISYKPVKHGRPGVGATHSSRFIPLK; translated from the exons ATG GCTGATGTGGAACCAGAGGTTGCTGCGGCAGGAGTCCCGAAGAAGAGGACGTTCAAGAAGTTTGCCTTCAAAGGAGTCGATCTCGATGCTCTTCTCGATATGTCTACTGACGATCTCGTCAAGCTCTTCCCTTCTCGTATTCGCAGAAG GTTCTCTAGAGGTTTGACCAGGAAGCCTATGGCTCTCATAAAGAAGCTCCGTAAGGCT AAAAGGGAGGCACCGCAAGGTGAGAAGCCAGAGCCAGTGAGAACCCACCTGAGGAACATGATCATTGTCCCAGAGATGATCGGAAGCATCATTGGAGTGTACAACGGGAAGACCTTTAACCAGGTCGAGATCAAGCCTGAGATGATTGGTCACTACTTGGCTGAGTTCTCCATCTCGTACAAGCCGGTTAAGCACGGTAGGCCTGGTGTTGGTGCTACCCACTCCTCCAGGTTCATTCCCCTCAAGTGA
- the LOC106369242 gene encoding 1-aminocyclopropane-1-carboxylate oxidase homolog 6 — protein MESKDFDSYNERKAFDETKEGVKGLVDAHITEVPRIFRLPQGTLSDKKPSLSSSNLAIPIIDFADIHVSRPRVVEKIKDAAEKWGFFQVVNHGVPLSVLEEMRDGVRRFFEQDLEVKKSYFSREATKKFVYNSNFDLYSSTACVNWRDSFACYMSPDPPTPEELPVVCRDATIEHWKHMMSLGDLLFELLSEALGLSFDRLKSMDCMKGLFMICHYYPPCPRPDLTIGTNHHSDNSFLTILLQDQVGGLQILHQDCWVDVSPIPGALVINIGDFMQLITNDKFISAEHRVLSNRTETRISVASFFTTNLLPNSTVYGPIKELLSEENPPIYRDFTLEEYTKGYVKKGLNGTSHLSYLKL, from the exons ATGGAGAGCAAAGACTTCGACTCTTACAATGAGCGCAAAGCTTTCGACGAGACAAAAGAAGGTGTGAAAGGTCTCGTTGATGCTCACATCACCGAAGTTCCTCGTATCTTCCGTCTCCCACAAGGTACCTTATCGGATAAGAAACCCTCTCTTTCTTCCTCGAATCTTGCAATCCCTATCATCGACTTCGCAGACATCCACGTGTCACGTCCACGTGTCGTTGAGAAGATCAAAGATGCGGCAGAGAAGTGGGGTTTTTTTCAGGTGGTCAACCATGGTGTTCCTTTAAGCGTTCTTGAAGAGATGAGAGATGGAGTTCGAAGGTTTTTTGAGCAAGATCTCGAGGTTAAGAAGTCTTACTTCTCGCGTGAAGCCACCAAGAAATTTGTCTACAATAGTAACTTTGATCTGTATAGTTCTACTGCATGCGTTAACTGGAGAGACAGTTTCGCCTGTTACATGTCTCCTGATCCCCCAACCCCTGAAGAGCTCCCAGTGGTTTGCAG GGATGCTACGATCGAACACTGGAAGCATATGATGAGTTTAGGTGATTTGCTCTTTGAACTCTTGTCAGAAGCTCTTGGTTTGAGTTTTGATAGGCTTAAGAGCATGGATTGTATGAAGGGTTTGTTTATGATATGCCATTATTACCCTCCCTGTCCTCGACCAGACCTAACTATCGGCACAAACCATCACTCTGACAACTCCTTCCTCACCATTCTCCTTCAAGACCAAGTCGGTGGCCTTCAAATTCTTCATCAAGACTGTTGGGTCGATGTCTCACCCATTCCAGGGGCTCTTGTTATCAACATCGGAGATTTCATGCAG CTAATAACGAATGACAAATTCATAAGCGCAGAGCACAGAGTGCTTTCGAACAGAACTGAAACGAGGATTTCAGTCGCGAGCTTTTTCACCACGAATTTGCTTCCAAATTCAACTGTATATGGACCAATCAAAGAGCTTCTCTCTGAAGAAAACCCTCCAATCTACAGAGACTTCACTTTAGAAGAATACACAAAGGGATACGTTAAGAAAGGCCTCAACGGAACTTCTCATCTGTCCTATCTCAAGTTATGA
- the LOC106405974 gene encoding TNF receptor-associated factor homolog 1b-like isoform X1, with protein sequence MAETVDEDSGVGRSVEASTNGQYSLSGEALSQWRCSTQVENGTPSTSPSYWDTDDDDDYGLRPSQLFVKHKWKIEKFSEIKKRELRSSVFEAGGYKWYILIYPQGCDVWHHLSLFLCVANHEKLLPGWGHFAQFTIAVANKDPKKSKFSDTLHRFWKKEHDWGWKKFIESQKLNDGFVDDSDCLTIEAQVQVIRERVDRPFRCLYRGYRRELVRVYLTNVVQNCRLFVEEKRSKLERLIEDKARWTSFGVFWLGMDQNSRRRMSTEKMDVILKGVVKQFFIEKEVIATLVMDFLYSGLKALEGQTKSKKSKPRSLDPKELPAPLVTVDKDMFVLADDVLLLLERAALEPLPPNSDKGPRNRTKDVNDGEDDNNEAIERDERRLTELGRRTVEIFVLSHIFNSKIEVAYREAVALKRQEELIREEEEEWLAETEQRAKRGAAEREKKSKKKQAKQKRNRNRGKDKRKEEKATFATHEKDLEEEKDSVAEKAESLVEKTDTLGDVSDISDSVDGSAEILHPDLEDGDSSSAHWDTAALGSSRENDISISAPNGIAERKNQSNMEDSSSTCSNDSIRSGFTNGSSYTGNALIFRNQNSPNKGKNQPRSQNSTSESGWVVVSHNQEPESSRNRSPVGKVQNVAQIIVNSVDMDRPKEKSAAVLTSPRTAAKNPSPLTQPKLEKKNVSVAPNKKVMPASGPPSSNQVVPPSSDIGLRADVQKIPAPKQPATTTITRPSSAPVIPAMRPAPIVVSSAQPTTSFPRSVSSAGRLGPDSSLHNQQTYTPQSYKHAIVGNSPGSSSSFNLHPTTLPSASYSQTPTSSYQSSFPFSQDGLFLGGRSLNSVNMGMNNPYAPTVTSNSSRQQAQNLMTDEFPHLDIINDLLEDENCSNMVFNGSMFSSQPQMLDRQYSYHGGGGAADFGISGELLSGGRSRSFGEEGYHYMPHNGLSAAGGPYAADGLIPTQWQMANVDLSLLGMRNNNSNLGDTTAYHHNAYFGLDSSNPSFSSGVNGYTEFRPSNGH encoded by the exons ATGGCAGAGACTGTTGATGAGGATTCTGGAGTGGGGAGATCAGTAGAGGCGAGTACAAATGGACAATACAGTCTATCAGGAGAAGCACTCTCTCAGTGGAGGTGTTCTACTCAAGTGGAGAATGGGACTCCTTCGACTTCCCCTTCTTACTGGGATaccgatgatgatgatgactatG GCCTTAGACCGTCTcaattatttgtgaaacataaATGGAAGATAGAGAAATTCTCAGAAATCAAGAAAAGGGAGCTCCGTAGCAGTGTTTTTGAAGCTGGCGGCTACAAATG gtatatattaatttatcccCAAGGATGTGATGTTTGGCATCATCTCTCCTTGTTCCTCTGTGTTGCAAATCATGAAAAACTTCTTCCAG GCTGGGGTCATTTTGCTCAGTTTACTATTGCTGTGGCGAATAAAGATCCAAAGAAATCCAAATTTTCAG ATACGCTGCACCGGTTCTGGAAGAAGGAGCATGATTGGGGCTGGAAAAAGTTTATAGAGTCACAGAAATTAAATGACGGGTTCGTAGATGATTCCGACTGTCTTACCATCGAGGCTCAAGTTCAGGTTATCAG GGAGAGGGTGGACCGACCTTTTCGGTGCCTTTATCGTGGGTATAGGAGAGAGCTTGTTAGGGTGTATTTGACAAATGTGGTGCAAAATTGCCGACTTTTTgtggaagagaagagaagcaaGCTTGAGAGGTTGATAGAGGACAAGGCAAGATGGACGAG CTTCGGCGTTTTCTGGTTAGGGATGGACCAAAACTCTAGACGTCGGATGTCTACAGAGAAAATGGACGTAATCCTAAAAGGAGTTGTAAAACAGTTTTTCATAGAGAAGGAAGTTATAGCCACTTTGGTGATGGATTTCTTGTATAGCGGATTGAAGGCTCTTGAAGGCCAAACTAAGAGCAAGAAATCTAAGCCAAGATCGTTAGATCCCAAGGAATTGCCAGCTCCGCTTGTTACTGTGGACAAAGATATGTTCGTATTAGCTGATGATGTGCTGTTACTCCTAGAGAGAGCTGCCCTTGAACCCTTGCCTCCAAATTCGGATAAAGGTCCACGAAACCGTACAAAG GACGTCAATGATGGAGAAGATGACAACAATGAAGCCATTGAGCGTGATGAGAGACGTTTAACTGAGTTGGGACGACGAACTGTGGAGATATTTGTTCTTAGCCATATCTTCAA CAGCAAAATCGAGGTTGCATATCGTGAAGCTGTTGCGCTAAAAAGGCAGGAAGAACTAATTcgtgaggaagaggaagagtgGTTGGCAGAAACCGAACAGAGGGCCAAAAGGGGAGcagcagagagagagaagaaatcTAAGAAGAAACAG GCGAAACAGAAACGGAACAGAAACAGAGGGAAGGACAAAAGGAAGGAAGAAAAGGCGACTTTTGCAACACATGAGAAGGATCTCGAGGAAGAAAAGGATTCTGTCGCAGAGAAAGCAGAATCCCTAGTTGAAAAAACTGATACTCTTGGAGATGTATCCGACATTTCTGATTCTGTGGATGGTTCGGCCGAGATTCTTCACCCTGATTTAGAAGATGGGGACAGTAGTTCTGCTCATTGGGATACTGCCGCCTTAGGGAGCAGCAGAGAAAACGACATTTCCATATCTGCACCCAATGGAATTGCAGAAAGAAAGAATCAGTCCAATATGGAAGATAGTTCATCGACTTGTTCTAACGATTCCATCAGGTCTGGGTTTACCAATGGGTCCTCCTACACAGGGAATGCCTTGATTTTCCGAAACCAGAATTCGCCAAACAA AGGAAAGAACCAACCAAGGAGTCAGAATTCTACTTCCGAGTCTGGTTGGGTTGTTGTCTCCCACAACCAGGAGCCAGAGAGCTCTCGGAATCGTAGTCCCGTGGGAAAG GTACAAAACGTGGCTCAAATCATTGTGAACTCGGTTGACATGGATCGACCTAAAGAGAAGAGCGCTGCTGTACTTACTTCTCCAAGAACTGCTGCCAAGAATCCTTCACCACTAACTCAGCCAAAACTGGAGAAAAAGAACGTTTCAGTGGCACCAAACAAGAAAGTAATGCCAGCAAGTGGACCACCTTCATCAAATCAAGTAGTGCCGCCTTCTTCAGATATTGGTCTCAGAGCTGATGTGCAAAAGATCCCTGCTCCAAAACAACCTGCAACAACAACTATAACAAGGCCTTCTAGTGCTCCAGTTATCCCTGCGATGCGACCTGCTCCTATTGTCGTCTCCTCGGCTCAACCAACAACATCCTTTCCTCGGTCGGTTAGCTCAGCTGGTCGTCTAGGTCCTGACTCTTCGCTACACAACCAGCAAACTTACACTCCTCAATCCTACAAACACGCCATAGTCGGCAACTCTCCTGGTTCATCATCTAGTTTCAACCTCCACCCAACCACATTGCCATCAGCATCTTACTCGCAAACACCGACATCATCTTATCAGTCAAGCTTCCCGTTCAGTCAAGATGGGCTCTTCCTGGGTGGAAGGAGTTTAAATTCTGTAAACATGGGAATGAACAACCCTTATGCACCCACCGTGACTAGCAATAGTTCTCGACAACAAGCACAAAACTTGATGACGGACGAGTTCCCTCACCTCGATATCATCAACGACCTGCTCGAAGACGAGAACTGCAGCAACATGGTGTTTAATGGAAGCATGTTCAGTTCACAACCCCAGATGCTGGACAGGCAATACTCTTAccatggtggtggtggtgctgCTGATTTTGGCATCTCAGGTGAGTTACTGTCTGGTGGCAGATCCAGGAGTTTTGGAGAAGAGGGATACCACTACATGCCACATAATGGTCTCTCTGCAGCAGGAGGGCCATATGCAGCAGATGGTTTGATACCGACGCAGTGGCAAATGGCGAACGTGGACTTGTCTTTACTAGGTATGAGGAATAATAATAGTAACTTGGGGGATACAACAGCATACCATCATAACGCATACTTTGGTTTGGACTCTTCGAATCCGAGTTTTTCGTCTGGGGTTAATGGCTACACTGAGTTCAGGCCGTCCAATGGTCACTGA
- the LOC106369249 gene encoding auxin-responsive protein IAA3 has product MDEFVNLKATELRLGLPGTNNVCEERVSCNSNSNKRALQADAENETETSPPRKAQIVGWPPVRSYRKNNIHTKKNESDLESQGIYVKVSMDGAPYLRKIDLSCYKGYSELLKALEMMFKFSVGEYSERDGYKGSDFVPTYEDKDGDWMLIGDVPWEMFVCNCKRLRIMKGSEAKCLGSGV; this is encoded by the exons ATGGATGAGTTTGTTAACCTAAAGGCAACGGAGCTGAGGCTGGGATTACCAGGAACAAACAATGTATGTGAAGAAAGAGTTTCTTGCAATAGTAATAGCAATAAGAGAGCATTACAAGCTGATGCTGAGAATGAAACCGAAACATCCCCTCCTAGAAA GGCTCAGATTGTTGGATGGCCACCAGTAAGATCTTACAGGAAGAACAACATTCACACAAAGAAGAATGAATCTGATCTTGAGAGTCAAGGAATCTATGTGAAAGTAAGTATGGATGGTGCACCATACTTGAGGAAAATAGATTTGAGTTGTTACAAAGGATACTCAGAGTTGCTCAAAGCTTTGGAGATGATGTTCAAGTTCTCTGTGGGAGAGTATTCTGAGAGAGATGGATATAAAGGGTCAGACTTTGTGCCTACCTATGAAGACAAAGATGGTGATTGGATGCTTATTGGAGATGTTCCATGGGA GATGTTTGTATGCAATTGCAAGAGATTAAGGATCATGAAAGGTTCAGAAGCCAAGTGTTTAGGCTCTGGTGTATGA
- the BNAA09G50560D gene encoding uncharacterized protein At4g14450, chloroplastic — protein MSSTARNRKSSRLQRRAPPPLKINPSVANWKIVIPLLPPTESPPQKPPTAMKREEQRWGKEVEKPPVFKKWQHPAAPFYYQPGPSSNQPFAWPN, from the coding sequence ATGTCGTCCACAGCAAGAAACCGAAAGTCGAGTAGGCTGCAGCGGCGGGCTCCACCGCCTCTAAAGATAAACCCATCCGTTGCAAACTGGAAAATTGTTATTCCTCTTTTACCACCTACGGAGTCACCGCCACAGAAGCCACCAACGGCAATGAAGAGGGAGGAGCAACGGTGGGGGAAAGAGGTGGAGAAGCCGCCGGTTTTCAAGAAGTGGCAACACCCAGCGGCTCCGTTTTACTACCAGCCAGGGCCGTCGTCTAATCAGCCGTTTGCATGGCCAAACTAA
- the LOC106369247 gene encoding auxin-responsive protein IAA17 produces the protein MMGTVELNLRETELCLGLPGGETGAPVTGTKRGFSETVDLKLNLNNEPESNEGSKTHDVVTSVSKEKSSSPKDPAKPPAKAQVVGWPPVRSYRKNVMGSCQKPSGGTETASFVKVSMDGAPYLRKVDLKMYKSYDELSNALSNMFSSFTMGKYGGEEGMIDFMNERNMALVNTWDYVPSYEDKDGDWMLVGDVPWPMFVDTCKRLRLMKGSDAIGLAPRAMEKCKSRT, from the exons ATGATGGGCACTGTCGAGCTGAATCTGAGAGAGACTGAGCTGTGTCTTGGTCTTCCCGGCGGAGAAACGGGGGCTCCGGTGACTGGAACCAAGAGAGGGTTCTCGGAGACAGTTGATTTGAAGCTGAATCTGAACAATGAACCTGAAAGCAATGAAGGATCTAAGACTCATGACGTCGTGACTTCTGTTTCCAAGGAAAAGAGTTCATCTCCCAAAGATCCCGCCAAGCCTCCTGCCAA ggCACAAGTTGTGGGATGGCCACCTGTGAGGTCATACCGGAAGAACGTGATGGGTTCGTGCCAAAAACCAAGCGGTGGCACGGAGACGGCTTCGTTTGTGAAGGTGTCGATGGACGGAGCACCGTACTTGAGGAAAGTCGACTTGAAGATGTATAAGAGCTACGATGAACTCTCTAATGCTTTGTCCAACATGTTCAGCTCTTTTACCATGG GAAAATatggaggagaagaaggaaTGATAGACTTCATGAATGAGAGGAACATGGCTTTAGTGAATACTTGGGACTATGTTCCCTCTTATGAAGACAAAGACGGTGACTGGATGCTCGTCGGCGACGTCCCTTGGCC aatgTTCGTTGATACATGCAAGCGTTTACGTCTCATGAAAGGATCTGACGCCATTGGTCTCG CTCCGAGAGCAATGGAGAAGTGCAAGAGCAGAACTTGA